Proteins encoded by one window of Marinoscillum sp. 108:
- the uxaC gene encoding glucuronate isomerase yields MKEFLGEDFLLETKTAQTLYHDYAAQMPIIDYHCHLSPKDIAEDRIFNNITEAWLEGDHYKWRAMRTNGVDESFVTGNKSPEEKFEQWAATVPDTLRNPLYHWTHLELQRYFGIKDILKPASGKQIYQEASSKLNTPEFSVRSLMAKMNVTVVCTTDDPISNLEYHLQLQQEGFPIKVLPTFRPDNLYAVENPKAYKSYLRKLEELVGFGIASFEDLLKASQQRIDFFHEVGGRLSDHGLEQLYELGAADPSELFELILKGDTLSGYQVQQFKMALLVELSKMYHAKGWTQQFHLGAIRNNNTRMMRTLGPDTGFDSIGDFSQVKAISRFLDRLDNTDQLAKTILYNLNPADNEAMATMIGNFNDGSVAGKLQYGSGWWFLDQKDGMERQINALSNMGLLSRFVGMLTDSRSFLSFPRHEYFRRILCNMIGKDVENGELPGDMEWLGAQVQNICYHNAKNYFNF; encoded by the coding sequence ATGAAAGAATTTCTTGGTGAGGATTTTTTATTAGAAACCAAAACGGCGCAGACCCTCTATCACGACTATGCGGCGCAAATGCCCATTATCGATTACCACTGTCACCTGTCTCCAAAAGACATAGCGGAAGACCGGATATTCAATAATATCACTGAGGCCTGGCTGGAAGGGGATCATTACAAATGGCGCGCCATGCGTACCAACGGTGTGGATGAGTCCTTTGTGACCGGAAACAAATCTCCTGAAGAGAAATTTGAGCAGTGGGCGGCCACAGTGCCCGATACCCTCAGAAATCCTTTGTATCACTGGACACACCTGGAGCTCCAGCGCTATTTTGGCATTAAAGACATTCTGAAGCCAGCTTCAGGCAAGCAGATTTATCAGGAGGCATCTTCCAAACTCAATACTCCGGAATTTTCGGTGCGGAGCCTCATGGCTAAGATGAACGTAACAGTTGTCTGTACCACTGATGATCCCATTTCAAATCTGGAATATCATTTGCAACTTCAGCAGGAGGGGTTCCCGATTAAGGTGTTGCCCACTTTCAGACCGGACAACCTCTATGCGGTGGAGAACCCAAAGGCTTACAAAAGTTATCTGAGAAAACTGGAAGAACTGGTTGGATTTGGGATTGCTTCATTTGAAGATTTGTTAAAAGCCTCACAACAGCGAATTGATTTTTTTCATGAAGTGGGGGGGCGTTTGTCTGATCACGGGTTGGAGCAGCTCTATGAGTTGGGGGCGGCAGATCCGTCTGAACTTTTCGAGTTGATACTCAAGGGCGATACCCTCTCCGGTTATCAGGTTCAGCAGTTTAAAATGGCGCTTCTGGTAGAATTGAGTAAGATGTACCATGCCAAAGGATGGACTCAGCAGTTTCATTTAGGAGCCATTCGCAATAACAACACCCGGATGATGCGGACCCTGGGGCCCGATACCGGATTTGACTCCATTGGTGATTTTTCACAGGTCAAAGCCATTAGTCGTTTTCTGGATAGATTGGATAATACCGATCAACTGGCGAAAACAATACTGTATAACCTCAATCCGGCGGACAATGAAGCCATGGCCACTATGATTGGAAACTTCAATGATGGTTCCGTTGCAGGTAAGCTGCAGTATGGTTCTGGCTGGTGGTTTCTGGATCAGAAAGATGGGATGGAGAGGCAGATCAATGCCCTGTCCAACATGGGTCTGCTCAGTCGATTTGTGGGCATGCTTACGGACAGTCGGAGCTTTCTTTCCTTTCCGAGGCATGAGTATTTCAGACGGATACTCTGCAATATGATCGGAAAGGATGTGGAGAATGGGGAGTTGCCTGGCGATATGGAATGGCTGGGTGCTCAGGTTCAGAATATCTGTTATCACAATGCTAAAAATTATTTTAATTTCTAG
- a CDS encoding TRAP transporter small permease yields MKNKIDRFLEKILVLLMAVMVLNVLWQVASRFLLNAPSGFTDELAGFLLIWVGLIGSGYATGQGLHMAIDILPKSLEGARFIWVMRFIHFSVALFALLVMIIGGSNLVYVTLELEQLSSALQLPMGYVYLAVPLSGALMIYYSIYYLIYTESNGNN; encoded by the coding sequence ATGAAAAATAAGATTGACAGGTTTTTAGAGAAAATATTGGTACTCCTGATGGCTGTGATGGTGCTCAACGTACTGTGGCAGGTAGCTTCCAGGTTTTTACTGAATGCTCCCAGTGGGTTTACGGACGAGCTGGCCGGATTCCTCCTGATCTGGGTAGGGCTTATTGGCTCGGGCTATGCCACTGGCCAGGGGCTACACATGGCCATAGATATACTTCCAAAATCCCTCGAGGGTGCCAGATTTATTTGGGTGATGCGATTTATTCATTTTTCGGTCGCACTCTTTGCACTGCTCGTCATGATCATAGGCGGGAGCAATCTGGTCTATGTGACGCTGGAGCTGGAGCAGCTTTCTTCCGCATTGCAGCTGCCTATGGGATACGTGTACCTGGCGGTTCCACTTAGTGGAGCATTGATGATTTATTATAGCATTTATTACCTTATATACACAGAGTCCAATGGCAATAACTGA
- a CDS encoding sugar kinase yields MKQGRVITFGEVMMRLSPPGFAKFSQATNLELAYGGGEANVAMSLAYLGMQAAHVTRFPDNIIGRSATQFLRQHWLDTSWVLYGGELMGKYFLEKGAVHRSSQVVYERDGSAFAKIQSEMIDWKAVFKDADWFHWTGITPAISEGALACCAEAIKTANEMGIMVSADIHSRKNLWNYGKTQQEVMPELVAGCDIVLASRQDIAEIFGIDVEAEKDGKFQSAAQALMDKCPRVKKIFDKKRETISASHNSIQGKVWNGKRYLKTDTLDVTHIVDRVGTGDAFAAGLIYGLLSYQDDFQALKFATAACALKHTVEGDVNMVSRENVVDLMEGNTSGKIIR; encoded by the coding sequence ATGAAACAAGGCAGAGTAATCACATTTGGAGAAGTGATGATGCGCTTATCTCCACCGGGTTTTGCCAAATTTTCCCAGGCGACAAATCTGGAGCTGGCATACGGAGGTGGTGAAGCTAATGTAGCTATGTCATTGGCTTATCTGGGCATGCAAGCCGCTCATGTTACGAGGTTTCCAGATAATATCATTGGCAGGTCTGCGACACAGTTTCTGAGGCAGCACTGGTTGGACACCTCATGGGTGCTTTATGGAGGTGAGTTGATGGGCAAGTACTTTCTGGAGAAGGGAGCTGTTCATCGATCTAGTCAGGTGGTGTATGAGCGCGATGGCTCGGCATTTGCCAAAATCCAATCGGAGATGATTGATTGGAAGGCGGTATTCAAGGATGCCGACTGGTTTCACTGGACGGGGATCACACCGGCCATCTCAGAAGGAGCATTGGCTTGCTGTGCAGAAGCGATCAAAACGGCTAATGAAATGGGAATCATGGTCTCCGCAGATATTCATTCAAGAAAAAATCTTTGGAACTACGGCAAGACCCAGCAGGAAGTAATGCCGGAACTAGTGGCCGGATGTGACATAGTGTTGGCCAGTCGGCAGGACATAGCTGAAATTTTCGGGATCGATGTGGAAGCTGAGAAAGACGGGAAGTTTCAGTCGGCAGCCCAGGCGTTGATGGACAAATGCCCCCGGGTAAAAAAGATTTTTGATAAAAAACGGGAGACGATCAGTGCTTCTCACAATAGTATTCAGGGGAAAGTCTGGAACGGGAAGCGGTATCTGAAGACTGATACCCTGGATGTGACGCATATCGTGGACAGGGTAGGTACGGGCGATGCTTTTGCAGCAGGCCTGATCTATGGATTGCTTTCGTATCAGGATGATTTTCAGGCATTAAAATTTGCTACAGCAGCTTGTGCGCTTAAGCACACCGTGGAGGGAGATGTGAATATGGTCTCTCGTGAAAATGTGGTTGATTTGATGGAAGGGAATACTTCCGGTAAGATTATTAGATAA
- the kduI gene encoding 5-dehydro-4-deoxy-D-glucuronate isomerase — protein MNQIRFSTNPNDFLNYTTEDIRQEFLIPEVMQPGEITAVYSMYDRMVTIGVMPLKEAIKLPVYEDLTKAAYFLERRELGIINTGGEGVVVVDGESFTLANKECLYVGKGKKEITFASSNAATPAEFFVNSCPAHHEYPTVKAGLADANEVNLGTKENCNERTIYQFIHEGGIQSCQLVMGFTALKTGSIWNTFPPHTHLRRMEVYYYFDLADDQLVMHFMGDPQETRHIAIHNKQAVISPEWSIHSGAGTSNYSFIWAMAGENKAFTDMDGQDVKAIR, from the coding sequence ATGAATCAAATACGCTTTTCTACCAATCCCAATGACTTTCTTAACTACACGACTGAAGACATCAGACAAGAGTTTTTGATTCCTGAGGTGATGCAGCCCGGTGAGATCACTGCGGTTTATTCTATGTATGATCGTATGGTCACTATCGGTGTGATGCCCCTTAAGGAGGCCATCAAGCTGCCCGTATACGAGGACCTTACCAAAGCTGCCTACTTCCTGGAGCGTCGTGAATTGGGGATCATCAATACCGGAGGAGAAGGTGTGGTGGTTGTAGACGGAGAGTCTTTCACCCTGGCCAACAAGGAATGTCTTTATGTAGGAAAGGGCAAAAAAGAAATCACTTTTGCAAGCAGCAATGCTGCTACCCCGGCAGAATTCTTTGTGAATTCATGCCCCGCACATCATGAGTACCCAACTGTGAAAGCAGGTCTGGCTGATGCGAATGAGGTCAATCTGGGAACGAAGGAAAATTGCAATGAGCGGACTATTTACCAGTTTATACACGAGGGGGGCATTCAGAGTTGCCAGCTGGTGATGGGCTTCACTGCCTTGAAGACAGGAAGTATTTGGAACACTTTCCCACCACACACGCACCTTCGACGCATGGAGGTTTATTATTATTTCGACCTGGCTGATGATCAGTTGGTCATGCACTTCATGGGAGACCCTCAGGAGACACGCCACATCGCCATTCACAATAAGCAGGCGGTCATTTCGCCAGAGTGGTCTATTCACTCCGGGGCGGGTACTTCCAATTATTCTTTTATCTGGGCCATGGCTGGTGAAAACAAAGCTTTCACGGACATGGATGGTCAGGACGTTAAAGCAATACGATAA
- a CDS encoding SDR family NAD(P)-dependent oxidoreductase → MVLDSFSLAGKTALVTGCKRGIGKAIAEGLAEAGADIIGVSASLELSGSEVEKAIQARGRSFKAYQSDFSDRESVHAFLRKLMDENSEIDILVNNAGTIMRKPAAEHPDEYWDEVIEVNLNSQFVISREVGKHMIAKGKGKIIFIASLLTFQGGITVPGYAASKGAIGQLNMALSNEWASKGINVNAIAPGYIATDNTKALRSDADRSDSILSRIPQARWGDPEDFKGPAVFLASDASNYMNGSIVTVDGGWMGR, encoded by the coding sequence ATGGTATTAGACTCATTTAGTTTGGCCGGAAAGACGGCCCTGGTGACCGGTTGCAAGCGGGGCATTGGTAAGGCCATCGCAGAGGGATTGGCAGAAGCAGGAGCGGACATTATTGGTGTTTCGGCCTCATTGGAGCTTTCAGGTAGTGAAGTAGAGAAGGCTATTCAGGCCCGTGGTAGGTCCTTCAAAGCCTATCAGAGTGATTTTTCAGATCGGGAGTCTGTCCACGCTTTTTTAAGAAAGTTGATGGATGAGAATAGTGAGATAGACATACTGGTGAACAATGCAGGCACCATCATGAGAAAGCCCGCAGCAGAACACCCAGACGAGTATTGGGATGAAGTGATCGAGGTGAATCTGAATTCCCAGTTTGTGATCTCCCGTGAGGTAGGTAAACACATGATAGCCAAGGGTAAAGGGAAAATTATCTTTATTGCATCACTCCTTACCTTTCAGGGAGGGATCACGGTGCCCGGATATGCAGCCAGTAAAGGTGCAATTGGCCAGCTGAATATGGCCCTTTCAAACGAGTGGGCTTCGAAAGGAATCAACGTGAATGCCATCGCTCCTGGTTATATTGCTACAGACAATACCAAGGCACTTAGGTCGGATGCAGACCGGAGCGATTCTATTTTGAGCAGAATTCCTCAGGCCAGATGGGGAGATCCTGAAGATTTTAAGGGGCCGGCGGTCTTTTTGGCCAGCGATGCGTCTAACTATATGAATGGGTCCATCGTCACCGTAGATGGTGGCTGGATGGGCCGATAA
- a CDS encoding NUDIX domain-containing protein: protein MNHKTLESLTITTVSSSSYECTITVDCAVFGFQDNELRLLLVKRAIDPFKDQWMLPGGIMDEGHTLEESVNNVLFNLTGIHDVHQEQVKAYSSVDRHPVKRVLTVCFYALIKPENHPVIAKNYVSDVQWYSLSKLPKLGFDHDQLAVDALHKLRGSLDQNLIFGELLPDKFTLKELQDLYESILDETLDRRNFRKKILQSGLVIPTNEKKIGVKGGPELYRIKK, encoded by the coding sequence CTGAATCACAAGACACTGGAATCACTAACCATTACTACCGTATCCTCTAGCTCGTACGAGTGCACCATCACAGTAGACTGTGCCGTTTTTGGCTTTCAGGACAATGAACTCAGGCTGCTTTTGGTCAAGCGGGCGATTGATCCATTTAAAGATCAGTGGATGCTCCCGGGGGGTATTATGGATGAGGGCCATACCCTGGAAGAGTCCGTGAATAATGTACTTTTCAACCTCACAGGAATCCACGATGTACATCAGGAGCAGGTGAAGGCGTATAGTAGTGTGGACAGGCACCCGGTGAAGCGTGTGCTCACTGTGTGCTTTTATGCCCTGATCAAACCAGAAAACCATCCGGTAATCGCTAAGAATTATGTGTCTGATGTACAATGGTATTCACTTTCAAAACTTCCAAAACTGGGCTTTGATCATGATCAACTGGCCGTAGATGCGCTGCATAAACTGAGGGGCAGCCTTGATCAAAATCTCATCTTTGGAGAATTGCTTCCAGACAAGTTTACATTGAAAGAACTGCAGGATCTTTATGAAAGCATCCTGGACGAAACGCTTGATCGGAGAAATTTCCGAAAGAAGATTCTTCAGTCAGGGTTGGTGATTCCTACCAATGAAAAGAAGATAGGAGTGAAGGGTGGGCCGGAACTCTATCGAATCAAGAAATAG
- a CDS encoding TRAP transporter substrate-binding protein produces the protein MRYLLILICAALVSACATSSETRELKLGHSLAVSHPVHTGMVFMAERLEEISGGKMKMTIYPSGQLGNERETLELLQIGSLAMTKVSAAVLENFAPNFRVLGLPYIFESEEHMYRVLDGEIGEELLGQGEQYRFRGLCYYDAGSRSFYTKDRPVYTPEDLKGLKIRVMKSNTAVNMVNQLGGSPTPISFGELYTALQQGVVDGAENNPPSFYSSRHYEVCKYYTLDEHTSVPDVLLVSMVWWNRLSEQEQKWLKQAATESVSYQRVVWAESVKESLAAVKAAGVEIIIPEKEDFSSVVNPIYEAYKDDVEKFELIMRVRALADEK, from the coding sequence ATGAGGTACTTACTGATTCTAATCTGCGCAGCACTGGTGTCTGCCTGCGCCACTTCTTCTGAGACCCGAGAGCTTAAACTCGGACATAGTCTGGCGGTGAGTCACCCGGTGCATACGGGCATGGTCTTTATGGCCGAGCGGCTGGAAGAAATCTCCGGAGGAAAGATGAAAATGACCATTTACCCGTCTGGTCAGCTGGGCAATGAGCGTGAGACACTGGAACTTCTGCAGATAGGAAGTCTGGCTATGACCAAGGTGTCAGCTGCTGTTTTGGAGAATTTTGCTCCTAATTTCAGGGTGCTTGGTTTGCCCTATATTTTCGAAAGTGAGGAGCACATGTATCGGGTGTTGGATGGCGAGATAGGCGAAGAACTATTGGGACAGGGAGAGCAGTACAGGTTTCGTGGGCTATGCTACTACGATGCTGGTTCCAGGAGTTTTTACACTAAAGACCGACCAGTATACACGCCAGAAGACCTCAAAGGATTGAAAATAAGGGTGATGAAAAGTAACACTGCGGTAAACATGGTGAATCAACTGGGTGGGTCACCCACGCCCATTTCTTTTGGTGAGCTCTATACGGCCTTGCAGCAGGGAGTGGTGGATGGAGCCGAAAACAATCCCCCCAGTTTTTATTCCAGCAGGCACTATGAAGTTTGCAAATACTATACCCTCGATGAGCACACCAGTGTGCCGGACGTACTGCTTGTAAGTATGGTATGGTGGAATAGACTCAGTGAGCAAGAACAGAAATGGCTGAAGCAGGCCGCTACTGAGTCGGTGAGTTACCAGCGTGTGGTATGGGCTGAGTCGGTAAAGGAATCACTGGCCGCGGTGAAGGCTGCCGGAGTGGAAATTATTATTCCCGAGAAGGAGGATTTTTCGTCCGTAGTGAATCCGATCTATGAAGCTTACAAAGACGATGTGGAAAAATTTGAACTTATCATGAGGGTTAGAGCATTGGCAGATGAAAAATAA